A single Crateriforma conspicua DNA region contains:
- a CDS encoding outer membrane protein assembly factor BamB family protein → MSRTFPRIFGVWILLFHGALAWSDDWQQFRGDDGSATTSQGSLPVQWDAATSVRWKTDLPGPGGSCPIVLDDLVVVTYYDGYGIDEDSPGNIQDLSRHLAAYRRSTGDHVWTVDFPSDGGDKPFEGFQALHGYASSTPVTDGQDIYVFLGRSGVAAVSKDGQKRWQVSVGDGVHGWGSGTSPVLFDDLVIVNASVESSSMVALNKSDGTEAWRVDDVQRSWSSPLLVDVASGPQELVLADKGRLRGFDPATGKTLWTCPFVDDYICPTPISHDGVVYAIGGRRNTAVAVKAGGRGDVEPLWEARAGANVPSPVYHDGHLYFLNERSGLAFCLNAEDGDIVYRERLSPRPGTVYGSPLLAEDQYYVVTRDSGTFVIAAKPEFQMLQHNDALDDSRVNASPVPAGSEILVRSNDALYCLQ, encoded by the coding sequence ATGTCCAGAACATTCCCACGTATCTTTGGCGTTTGGATCCTATTGTTTCACGGTGCGTTGGCATGGTCCGACGACTGGCAACAGTTCCGCGGCGACGATGGTTCGGCGACCACTTCGCAAGGTTCCTTGCCTGTTCAATGGGATGCGGCCACTTCGGTTCGATGGAAAACGGACCTTCCAGGACCAGGCGGTTCTTGTCCCATCGTTTTGGATGACTTGGTCGTCGTGACGTACTACGACGGATACGGAATCGACGAAGATTCGCCAGGCAACATCCAGGATCTATCACGACATCTTGCGGCGTACCGTCGATCGACCGGCGATCACGTGTGGACCGTTGACTTTCCATCCGATGGTGGTGACAAACCGTTCGAAGGCTTCCAAGCGTTGCATGGTTATGCATCATCGACGCCAGTCACCGACGGCCAAGACATCTACGTTTTCCTTGGACGCTCCGGCGTAGCAGCCGTTTCGAAAGACGGTCAGAAACGTTGGCAAGTCAGTGTCGGCGACGGTGTTCATGGATGGGGATCAGGAACATCCCCTGTGTTGTTTGACGATCTGGTGATCGTCAACGCCAGCGTGGAAAGCAGCAGCATGGTCGCGTTGAACAAAAGCGACGGAACCGAAGCCTGGCGTGTCGATGATGTCCAAAGGTCTTGGAGCAGCCCATTGTTGGTCGATGTCGCATCGGGCCCCCAGGAGTTGGTACTCGCCGACAAAGGTCGCTTGCGTGGATTTGATCCGGCCACCGGCAAGACGCTTTGGACGTGCCCCTTTGTCGACGACTATATCTGTCCAACGCCCATCAGCCATGACGGAGTCGTGTATGCCATTGGCGGCCGTCGGAACACCGCCGTCGCCGTCAAAGCAGGCGGACGTGGCGATGTCGAACCGCTTTGGGAAGCACGTGCGGGCGCGAACGTTCCATCGCCGGTCTATCACGACGGGCATCTTTATTTTCTGAATGAGCGCAGCGGTTTGGCGTTTTGCTTGAACGCCGAAGACGGCGATATCGTCTATCGCGAACGTCTGTCACCTCGCCCCGGCACCGTGTACGGATCACCGCTGTTGGCGGAAGACCAATACTATGTCGTGACCCGCGACAGCGGGACATTCGTGATCGCCGCGAAGCCGGAATTTCAGATGCTTCAACACAACGATGCCTTGGATGACAGCCGCGTCAACGCCAGTCCCGTGCCGGCAGGATCCGAGATTCTGGTGCGGAGCAACGATGCACTGTATTGCTTGCAGTGA
- a CDS encoding Gfo/Idh/MocA family oxidoreductase yields MTKDNASKSSDRRSFLKTTSVAATGAALAGSVARTAHAAGLDEIKVVLIGCGGRGSGAIVNLFNTEGNVKLVAVADAFPQKAEGLLNSLRKRKQYAEKVAVTPENIYTDLNGYKAAMDVECDLVVIATPPAFKPQQFEHAVKKGRHVFMEKPVASDAPGVRRVLESVKESKKKDLLVAIGLQRRHQPNYLETVRRIHDGEIGDVISQQVYWNGGGIWYRNRTDDQNEMAFQCNNWYHFNWLSGDQICEQHIHNLDIGCWVKGEYPVECNGMGGRGQRMDGDPTKSQINDHTFCEFTFADGSKMFSQGRHLKGAWTHVGEHVQGSKGTADPSGWLAGANEWKFDGPNLNGHQQEQHDLIAALMRGDIYNEGEYGALSTFTAILGREACYSGKVLKWDELLENGRNLAPNIDDLTLESQVPESARPDDEGRYPIPVPGSYNPFA; encoded by the coding sequence ATGACCAAAGATAACGCATCCAAATCGTCGGATCGGCGATCCTTTTTGAAGACCACCTCGGTCGCCGCAACCGGAGCCGCTTTGGCCGGCTCGGTGGCACGCACCGCGCACGCGGCAGGTCTGGACGAAATCAAAGTCGTTTTGATCGGTTGTGGCGGTCGCGGAAGCGGTGCCATCGTCAACCTGTTCAACACCGAAGGCAACGTCAAACTGGTTGCCGTCGCCGACGCTTTTCCGCAGAAGGCTGAAGGTCTGCTGAACTCGCTTCGCAAGCGTAAACAGTATGCCGAAAAGGTCGCAGTGACTCCGGAAAACATTTACACGGATCTGAACGGTTACAAGGCCGCAATGGATGTTGAATGCGATCTTGTTGTGATCGCGACACCGCCCGCCTTCAAGCCGCAGCAATTTGAACATGCGGTCAAGAAAGGCCGGCACGTGTTCATGGAAAAACCCGTCGCGTCCGATGCACCCGGCGTCCGTCGTGTTCTGGAGTCCGTCAAGGAATCCAAGAAGAAAGATCTGTTGGTCGCGATCGGATTGCAACGACGTCACCAACCCAACTATCTGGAAACCGTTCGTCGCATCCACGATGGTGAAATCGGCGACGTGATCTCCCAGCAAGTTTATTGGAACGGCGGCGGGATCTGGTACCGCAACCGTACCGATGATCAAAACGAAATGGCGTTCCAGTGCAACAACTGGTACCACTTCAACTGGCTTTCGGGCGACCAGATTTGTGAACAACACATTCACAACCTGGACATTGGTTGCTGGGTCAAGGGTGAATACCCGGTCGAATGCAACGGCATGGGCGGTCGTGGGCAACGAATGGACGGTGATCCCACCAAGTCACAGATCAACGATCACACGTTCTGCGAATTCACCTTCGCCGACGGCAGCAAGATGTTCAGCCAAGGTCGTCACCTGAAAGGTGCTTGGACCCACGTCGGCGAACATGTGCAAGGTTCTAAGGGAACGGCCGACCCGAGTGGTTGGTTGGCGGGTGCGAACGAGTGGAAGTTCGATGGCCCGAATCTGAACGGCCACCAACAAGAACAGCACGATTTGATCGCTGCGTTGATGCGAGGCGACATCTACAACGAAGGTGAATACGGTGCTCTGTCCACGTTCACCGCAATCTTGGGCCGCGAAGCCTGCTACAGCGGCAAGGTTTTGAAGTGGGACGAGTTGCTGGAAAATGGACGCAACTTGGCACCCAACATCGACGATCTGACCCTGGAATCACAGGTGCCGGAAAGTGCACGTCCCGACGATGAAGGACGTTATCCGATTCCGGTCCCCGGCAGCTATAACCCGTTTGCCTAA
- a CDS encoding arylsulfatase has translation MNHRWMIGLAAFTKSAAGHSGDAIRSVVATGIVCVLIGGVFGNAVADESRRPNLIFVLSDDVAQGDLGCYGQQLIQTPHLDQMAAEGTRYMQAYCGTSVCAPSRSSFFTGLHCGHCPVRGNYEMPPEGQFPLPDETVTIAEVAKAAGYATATFGKWGMGFFDTTGSPMNQGVDHFYGYNCQRHAHSYFPTYLFNDDQPFRLPGNDGRTVGQTYAQELIQQDMIRWVRDHADQPFFLFYAVTLPHGRNEIDDLGIYAAKPWSLKEKSYAAQVSRLDSDMGQLLSVLKEKGIDDDTLVLFSGDNGSSFSPDSAMGKRFEQASNGLRGFKRGMYEGALRQAAIAWWPGTVPAGRVTDQPWAFWDVMPTFVEMAGAEPPEGYETDGHSLVDFLRGGDAPKRDYFYWELHGGRPIQAARFGDWKAVRLGVDRPIEIYDLAQDPAESNDLAESRPDLVANAAEIFSEAHRESPHWPLSGKTQHRVDREKAAWQITRRRNAETYVPDAAR, from the coding sequence ATGAACCATAGATGGATGATTGGTTTGGCTGCTTTCACGAAATCGGCAGCCGGGCATTCCGGTGACGCAATCCGATCGGTGGTTGCCACCGGCATTGTTTGTGTGCTGATTGGCGGTGTGTTTGGCAACGCAGTGGCGGACGAATCGCGTCGTCCCAATTTGATCTTCGTGCTCAGCGATGATGTCGCTCAGGGTGATCTTGGCTGCTACGGACAACAACTGATTCAAACACCCCATTTGGATCAGATGGCGGCCGAAGGTACTCGATACATGCAAGCCTATTGTGGTACCAGCGTGTGTGCCCCCAGCCGATCGTCATTTTTTACCGGCCTGCATTGCGGCCATTGTCCGGTCCGCGGCAACTACGAAATGCCACCGGAGGGACAGTTTCCATTGCCTGACGAAACGGTGACGATTGCCGAGGTGGCCAAGGCCGCCGGCTATGCGACGGCAACCTTCGGGAAATGGGGCATGGGATTTTTCGACACGACTGGCAGCCCGATGAACCAGGGTGTGGACCACTTCTATGGCTACAACTGCCAGCGACACGCGCACAGCTATTTTCCGACGTATCTATTCAACGATGACCAGCCGTTTCGTTTGCCCGGCAACGATGGGCGGACGGTCGGTCAAACGTATGCGCAAGAATTGATTCAGCAAGACATGATCCGGTGGGTTCGTGATCACGCCGACCAGCCATTCTTCTTGTTTTACGCGGTGACTTTGCCGCACGGCAGAAACGAAATCGATGATCTTGGGATCTATGCGGCTAAGCCGTGGAGCTTGAAGGAAAAGTCCTATGCGGCCCAGGTCAGCCGGTTGGACAGCGACATGGGACAACTGTTGTCTGTGTTGAAAGAGAAAGGGATCGACGATGACACGTTGGTGTTGTTCAGCGGCGATAACGGTTCATCGTTCAGTCCCGATTCCGCCATGGGAAAACGATTTGAACAAGCGTCCAACGGTTTGCGCGGATTCAAGCGTGGCATGTACGAAGGGGCGCTCCGCCAAGCGGCCATCGCTTGGTGGCCCGGCACCGTGCCCGCCGGTCGGGTGACCGATCAGCCTTGGGCGTTTTGGGATGTGATGCCGACCTTTGTTGAAATGGCCGGGGCGGAACCACCTGAGGGGTACGAAACCGACGGGCATTCGCTGGTGGACTTTTTGCGCGGCGGCGACGCACCCAAACGCGATTACTTTTACTGGGAACTGCACGGCGGTCGTCCGATCCAGGCGGCGAGGTTCGGTGACTGGAAAGCGGTACGTCTGGGGGTGGATCGCCCAATTGAGATCTATGACTTGGCCCAGGATCCCGCCGAATCAAACGATTTAGCCGAAAGTCGGCCGGATCTCGTAGCGAACGCCGCGGAAATTTTTTCCGAAGCACATCGCGAAAGTCCTCATTGGCCGCTGAGTGGAAAAACGCAACACCGGGTGGATCGGGAAAAAGCGGCTTGGCAGATCACCCGACGCCGGAACGCGGAAACCTACGTGCCGGATGCGGCTCGCTAA
- a CDS encoding DUF5722 domain-containing protein: MLSSTMIDLIRPYWHVTADARTRMLTYVLSLLFCCGANAWCQPPTPISDRPDETRHASWERSGVTKTMDANRLIRTWHDLDLTFQDGVAVIQTTGNDPYFWLSLPSRPELQTDWMLGLEYFCPDGIASVQAHLGLPARAVGMIDLEPFAKAEGWMPYAVNLDQLQRENTNSTDTSAIRIDLGTRADRHIKIRRLQTRPMSDRELAIRRKSDRQKKAQQALAASIRSYHQRSWPARIDHISIEPDAIRVEGTFAMDIADQCIFLIRRNLYSVTALPPSQNELANRWIVQKSGDGLSFTCRIPNEIAGRAAQWGDRFQLVRQHEPTESFTLMSAAHWFAPDLSEASAPAQQDHQVRKGLTCLTTRFPMTMLDELGLQHGSININMNSLVRRVGNGDDASYRLDEAGFRRLDATVSYLSKAKIQLAGILLIPNSPTAPLVHPDADPAGTYAMPNLIDEANAQAYRAVVIELGKRYGSNSDAGTIDHWIIHNEVDYGWQWTNMGPQPMDIFMDHYVRSMRIVDSAVRDFNINARVFISLTHRWNAQDCQENKTYAPKAMLQWLQKHGQTEGDFPWGVAYHPYPQSLWESDTWNDDLPTDSFDTPLITIKNLSVLDRFLSQPECLDSSGRVRPVICSEQGFHAPESDDASLQGQSAALVYTWKQLSKLRSIIAFDYHRPIDHPNEGGLRLGLRGLGSKRHPLGPEKPAWSTYQALGTPAELQLRQTFQHLWQPSSPDH, translated from the coding sequence ATGCTTTCGTCAACAATGATTGATTTGATTCGACCGTATTGGCATGTCACCGCCGATGCTCGGACCCGCATGTTGACCTATGTGCTAAGTCTGTTGTTTTGCTGCGGCGCGAACGCGTGGTGCCAACCCCCGACGCCGATTAGTGATCGCCCCGACGAAACACGACATGCTTCATGGGAACGGTCAGGTGTCACGAAAACCATGGATGCGAACCGTTTGATCAGGACGTGGCATGATCTTGATCTTACGTTTCAAGACGGCGTTGCAGTCATCCAAACGACGGGGAATGATCCATACTTTTGGCTTTCGCTTCCCTCGCGTCCCGAATTGCAAACCGATTGGATGCTGGGCTTGGAGTATTTCTGCCCAGACGGGATCGCGTCTGTTCAAGCGCACCTGGGCCTTCCGGCTCGTGCGGTGGGAATGATCGACCTGGAACCTTTTGCCAAAGCCGAAGGCTGGATGCCATACGCGGTCAACCTAGACCAGCTGCAACGCGAGAACACGAACAGCACGGACACTTCGGCAATCCGAATCGACCTGGGAACGCGTGCCGACCGGCATATCAAAATCCGACGATTACAAACGCGTCCCATGTCGGACCGCGAGTTGGCCATTCGCAGGAAATCCGATCGCCAGAAGAAAGCACAACAGGCGTTGGCTGCGTCCATCCGCAGTTACCACCAACGCAGTTGGCCGGCACGCATTGATCACATCAGCATCGAACCAGATGCGATCCGCGTGGAAGGAACGTTTGCGATGGACATCGCCGATCAATGCATCTTTCTGATTCGTCGAAACCTTTACTCGGTCACAGCCCTTCCGCCGTCCCAGAACGAACTGGCCAATCGATGGATCGTTCAAAAAAGCGGAGACGGACTGTCATTCACATGTCGCATTCCCAATGAAATCGCCGGTCGCGCAGCGCAGTGGGGCGATCGCTTTCAGCTTGTTCGGCAACACGAGCCTACCGAGTCATTCACATTGATGTCCGCCGCCCACTGGTTTGCACCCGATCTTTCGGAAGCTTCGGCACCGGCGCAGCAGGACCACCAAGTGCGAAAGGGGCTGACATGCCTGACGACGCGGTTTCCGATGACGATGCTTGACGAATTGGGGCTGCAACACGGAAGCATCAACATCAACATGAATTCACTCGTGCGGCGAGTCGGCAATGGAGACGACGCTAGCTATCGATTGGACGAAGCCGGGTTTCGGCGACTGGATGCCACGGTTTCGTATCTATCGAAAGCCAAGATTCAATTGGCGGGCATTCTGCTTATTCCCAATTCGCCGACCGCCCCACTAGTTCATCCTGACGCCGATCCGGCGGGCACCTATGCAATGCCGAACTTGATCGACGAAGCCAACGCACAGGCCTATCGCGCCGTCGTCATTGAACTGGGCAAACGTTATGGATCCAATTCCGATGCCGGCACCATTGATCACTGGATCATACATAACGAAGTGGACTATGGGTGGCAGTGGACCAACATGGGTCCCCAGCCCATGGACATCTTCATGGATCATTACGTCCGTTCGATGCGGATCGTTGATTCCGCGGTTCGTGACTTCAACATCAATGCCCGCGTCTTCATTTCACTGACGCATCGCTGGAACGCCCAGGATTGCCAAGAAAACAAGACCTATGCCCCCAAAGCGATGCTGCAGTGGTTGCAAAAACACGGTCAAACCGAAGGCGATTTCCCCTGGGGTGTCGCCTACCATCCTTACCCACAAAGTCTGTGGGAATCGGACACATGGAATGATGACTTGCCAACCGATTCATTCGACACGCCGTTGATCACGATCAAGAACCTTTCGGTACTCGATCGATTCTTAAGCCAGCCCGAATGTTTGGATTCATCCGGTCGCGTTCGACCGGTCATTTGCAGCGAGCAAGGTTTTCATGCCCCTGAAAGCGATGACGCCAGCTTGCAAGGCCAAAGTGCCGCCTTGGTTTACACATGGAAGCAACTAAGCAAATTACGATCGATCATCGCTTTCGACTATCACCGCCCCATCGACCATCCGAATGAAGGTGGATTGCGACTGGGTTTGCGTGGCTTGGGCAGTAAGCGGCATCCGCTGGGTCCGGAAAAGCCGGCTTGGTCGACCTACCAAGCCCTGGGCACCCCAGCAGAATTGCAACTTCGCCAGACTTTTCAGCACCTCTGGCAACCATCAAGCCCAGATCATTGA